A genome region from Euphorbia lathyris chromosome 4, ddEupLath1.1, whole genome shotgun sequence includes the following:
- the LOC136225504 gene encoding uncharacterized protein, with translation MADQGKVDTQLFQLLSSLLQQVEALTNQEEVELRAKIEALGLEVKKVPSKSTNNLDELEIARELDKLSAKLDDVDEMISSAMASDPQVQSLLSSTADVWMPVITATAEERRNFTASIGDDAPEEKAKSSN, from the exons ATGGCTGATCAGGGCAAAGTGGATACGCAACTTTTTCAGCTCCTCTCCAGTCTCCTCCAACAA GTAGAAGCACTTACTAATCAGGAAGAAGTAGAATTACGAGCCAAAATCGAAGCGCTTGGTTTAGAGGTTAAAAAAGTTCCTTCAAAGTCGACAAACAATCTTGATGAG CTGGAAATAGCTAGAGAATTGGATAAATTATCAGCCAAGTTGGATGATGTGGATGAAATGATATCCTCAGCCATGGCTTCAGACCCACAGGTACAATCACTCCTGAGCAGTACTGCTGATGTATGGATGCCAGTTATTACAGCTACAGCGGAAGAGCGACGTAATTTTACAGCATCAATAGGAGATGATGCTCCTGAGGAGAAAGCAAAGAGTTCCAATTGA